One region of Chitinophaga varians genomic DNA includes:
- a CDS encoding DUF4397 domain-containing protein, translating to MKRCLHTVMLYLLSAGVLTSCTKKEDFTYDNRVNPQADAASSVRIVNLRGATELMVNGKQLSAFMLPNYEGYYDENTTKGTPFFPETGRMGLTYTIPQQFVSADGTVKDIRFASFVRSFSLALTRGFVAKDDFNHPVDYYFTYFAPNTGQLTDSLFAIPRSVSPPANPEHCKVRLLNLSSSSAAFGGNMRVVWADGTTVAGLDNIGVGQYSEYVELPYGTYQLKVMAMDGQMVPGVGGSTQEFNVINPPTGTIMLPGVKAKPRVNGFVDSKLTFAPLKTYQPGGVYTIVVADQPSFRYPTGSDNGETYPGKNNAFRIIADAEPQNNTYARLQAVNVLPGKSVSVSVDGNMLGNALSFSAASAFKPYITGMHVVKVTDAAGTALTDSTVSLIPGDNNTIWVYEKNGKAAISIVANNLSNTFYSGATEDGSYSTTKIEFPSWIRFMNFCPDLPEATFTTDDGQVLGTTLAGQRLQLGVPVVKNPYVMLDANFYQSVLAYASAENVIPGNWLREVTPLRSRDFIARPELYPAGRSPISETGVYTVALVGNLNTSKPGSEKARMIIIKHNQ from the coding sequence ATGAAAAGATGCTTACACACGGTGATGTTGTACCTGTTGAGTGCCGGCGTATTGACGTCCTGCACCAAAAAAGAGGACTTTACGTATGACAACCGCGTTAATCCGCAGGCCGATGCAGCTTCCAGCGTTCGTATTGTGAACCTGCGCGGGGCCACGGAGCTGATGGTGAATGGAAAGCAGCTGTCTGCTTTTATGTTGCCCAATTATGAGGGTTACTATGATGAAAACACCACGAAGGGCACGCCTTTTTTCCCGGAAACGGGCCGTATGGGCCTTACCTATACCATCCCGCAACAATTTGTTAGTGCTGATGGAACGGTGAAGGATATACGTTTTGCATCCTTTGTACGTAGTTTCTCGCTGGCGCTGACCAGAGGTTTTGTGGCGAAGGATGATTTTAACCATCCGGTGGATTATTACTTCACTTATTTCGCGCCTAATACCGGGCAATTGACGGATTCATTGTTTGCTATTCCACGCTCAGTATCACCGCCGGCGAACCCGGAGCACTGTAAAGTGCGGCTGTTGAACCTCAGCTCTTCCAGCGCAGCCTTCGGCGGCAATATGCGCGTAGTGTGGGCTGATGGCACAACAGTAGCCGGACTGGATAATATTGGAGTGGGACAGTATTCCGAATATGTGGAACTGCCTTACGGCACTTATCAGTTGAAGGTAATGGCCATGGACGGTCAAATGGTGCCGGGCGTAGGAGGCAGCACGCAGGAGTTCAACGTGATCAACCCACCGACGGGCACCATCATGTTACCTGGCGTAAAAGCCAAGCCCCGTGTAAACGGTTTTGTGGACAGCAAGCTCACCTTCGCACCGTTAAAGACTTATCAGCCAGGGGGTGTGTATACCATTGTGGTAGCCGATCAGCCCAGTTTCCGTTATCCTACCGGTAGTGACAATGGCGAAACTTATCCCGGCAAAAACAATGCTTTCCGCATCATCGCTGATGCAGAGCCGCAAAACAATACCTATGCCCGGTTACAGGCTGTCAATGTGCTGCCTGGCAAATCTGTCAGCGTATCGGTGGATGGAAATATGTTGGGCAATGCCCTCTCTTTTTCAGCAGCTTCCGCTTTTAAACCATATATAACGGGCATGCACGTGGTAAAAGTGACCGACGCCGCCGGCACGGCACTGACCGACAGTACGGTGTCGCTGATACCGGGTGATAATAATACGATATGGGTATATGAAAAAAACGGTAAAGCGGCGATCAGCATAGTGGCCAATAACCTGAGCAACACCTTTTATTCCGGCGCCACGGAAGATGGCAGCTACAGCACTACTAAAATCGAATTCCCCAGCTGGATACGCTTTATGAATTTCTGTCCTGATCTGCCGGAAGCCACTTTCACAACAGATGACGGGCAGGTGCTGGGTACTACGCTTGCCGGTCAGCGCCTGCAACTGGGTGTCCCGGTGGTGAAGAACCCTTACGTGATGCTGGATGCCAATTTTTATCAAAGCGTGCTGGCCTATGCGTCTGCGGAAAATGTGATACCGGGCAACTGGCTGCGGGAGGTTACACCACTGCGGAGCCGTGATTTTATCGCCCGCCCGGAACTGTATCCTGCCGGACGTTCGCCTATCAGCGAAACCGGTGTATATACCGTGGCACTGGTCGGCAACCTCAATACCAGCAAGCCGGGAAGCGAAAAGGCCCGGATGATCATCATCAAACATAATCAGTAA